Part of the Falco rusticolus isolate bFalRus1 chromosome 2, bFalRus1.pri, whole genome shotgun sequence genome is shown below.
TAGGGCAgagctccccccagcccctctcacCTGCTGCAGGTCTGCAAAGGGGACGGGGTCACTGGCGAGTACTTGGTGCGGTTGGTTGGTCAGAGACGGCAGCAGCGGGAGCTTCTTCCAGTGAGTCAGGTTGTTGCTCAGCATGGCCAGGCGCGTGCTGCGGTAGGGAGAGCAGCTAGGGTCAGCACTGGCACCGGCAAGGAGCACGCCAGCCTGCCGCAGGGAGCAACGGGACACTGGGAGACCCAGGTTCAGCAGAAGATGCGTGCTGCATTTCCAGGCACAAGCACCACCAAGAGGGAACCAGGGAGAGCCGCGCTGCATCACTCCCAGCATCCATCCCCTCTCCAACCCCCGATGTAGGAGGATAAGGGAGCTTCCAGCTCTCCAACACAGGCGCCTTTCAAGCGGGAGCAATCACATCCAGCTACACGCCATCTGCTCTGAGTGCCAGGAGGAAACACAGGAGCCCTTTGTGCGTGGCTGCCCTTGCCAAGCCCGTAGCCGGGACGAGGCCTCTGCCCACTGACACCGCCACGGGCCTcacccagcagtgccagggggTGGAGAAGAGGAGCGAGGCCAAGCACCACCTCCCTGGATGCAGGGAGCCCTGTGACACACTGAGTTTACTCTCCCAAAGCCAAACCCCCAAGGCCTGGCCTGGGGACACAGCTTTGAGGGGCTGCAAGCATCCCAAGGGAGCAGGGCAGGTCCCACCTGTACTGCCTGGCTCTGTCCATGTACTCGTGCTGCTCCATGCCCTGGGAATCAGCTGCTGACACGTCGATGATGTTGCTGTGGAGACACAAGACAGCAGGTCCCACTGCAGGCTTGTCActccccccgagccccctccgCATCTCAGGCAAACTAAGCACCCTCCAGTGAAGGTGCCAGGACTTCAGCTCCCTAAGATGAACAGCCTGGGACTGTTAGGAGGCCAGACTCACAGCATGGATGCAGCCAGCTGGACACCAGTgtgccaggctggagcagcttcTTGCTGGGAAGGAAACACCAAGACTATTTGCCTGCAACTGCCCCGAGGCCGATGCAGCCAAAGGCACAGAGTGCTGGGGGCTTTGGTCCACAGCCTCCTGCGGTGTGGGCTGGCCTGTACCCTGCGGACCTCGGCACACAGCCACATGGGGAAGGAGGCTTCACCATGCCATAAGGGCTATGAGGATTAAGCGTTTGGCAGCCATCCTGAGAGCCCTGGTACCAGGCCCCGGGCTCAGAGAGGAGCTGGACACTCACCCAGGTCCATGCCACAGCCTGGCCGCATGCCCCACACCTTTCCCCCCCACCCACAAGCAGAGTAGCACTCAGGGCTGCTGTGACACCACGTGTCACACACATACCAGTTGCCACTGGCCcctctgtgccaggcagggcCCATACGCAACCCAAAGCCCCCCCGTCAGacaggcagggcacagcccccaccccacatTTCCCCCACCATGTTCAGGGTCAACCTCCCTGGAGAGGACAGAACACCCCATCCCCAGTGCTGGTGCCACCCAGTCCCCCTCTCTGCATACCCAAGGACTCGCTTTCCCAGCTGAGCAGCCGAGGGGTCACCTCACACCCGAGGTCTCATTTCTGCACCCCCATGGGGCTCAAATCAGAGGTAGGAGGTTGTCCACAGGCAGCCACTGCCAGAGCTCCCCCCTTTCTCTCAGCACCTACAGCCAGTTGCAGGCAGACCCCCGACAAAGCTGCCATGTCCCACAGTCATCGCTAGTTCCCAAGAcatcctgcctgcctggccaCGGCACCTGCCCACCCCAtcatgctgcagcactgaggtGGTTACGGCACAAGGCTTACATGGCCGTTTTGGCGAGGATGGAGGACAGCATGGCCTGCTCATCTGTGCGCGCTGATGGGAGGTTGTGgtagctctgctctgctccattCAGCACCTTGTTGGGAGGGCTGGACGCTGGTTCCAGCAGCCGCTTCGTCTCTTCTTCCTGGGGAAAAGGCAAGAGGAGAATCAGCCCCAGCTCCTTTGTGCCAGCAGCTTTCACCTCATAGGACAATGCAAGTCTTGCCATCAGCCTGCCGGGAGGACTCCCTGCACATCCCAGCAtaaccccagcacagccctggctctgctaAGGTGACATCCAGGCTCCTCTTTCCAGAtccctttgctttttcccagcCAAAGCCTCCTGTGCCACAAAGGGAGGAAGCACAGCTGAAATCAGGTAGTGTGGTGGCAGCACATTTAGAGTAGCTAATCCTAGACAGGAGCctacagccctgcctgccccctcgGGCAAGCCAACACACCTAGCACCCCATGGCCAGGCAGCATGCGTCCCCTCAAAGGATCCCAACTGCCTGCTCAATGCACCAGCGCTGACCTGCCCAAAACCTGGTGGCTAATTAGGACATGCCCAGCGCATGCTCAACTGGCCTACACAGAACCTACCACAGTCTCATTGCCCAGCTGAGGGCCAGAAAGATCCCTGCCAGACTTTTGTGTCTGCCGGTGCTTATCTGGGCCATGTGaaccccaccagctgcagcccaggggcactgtggggctgggggtgcccagaAGGGGCTCTCAACAGAGCAGAGCCGCAGGGCacatccctccccagcttcaGCCCAGGGAGTGCAGAGTGGTAGCTCAGGCCTTAATCCTCTGGCTTGGCCAAGCAGCAAGGCAGGAACTAGAAGAGCCTGGCAGGGCACTGATAGGCGTAAGTAACCAGGAGAGCAGGATATGCAGCATCCCAGGGTGAGTGAGGAGTGCAGTCACTCCTCTGCATGCCCTGTCAGTGGCATCTTCAGCTCCTCCCTGACCAGCagctctctctccccttcctcctgctgggaAACGCTGCTGCACTCCTCCAGCCAggcctctccccttccccacagcccaTGCCAGAGAGCACCACGGCTTGGTCGCAGGCTAGGCTCCCCCAGGGACAAGCTGTCACAGACgagctccctggcagggcacaggcaggggctgcccacACTGCAGCTGCGGATTAAGTTTCTGCGGGACAGGTGACAGCCCCAATtttgcagcagctcctcagcaaGAGGCACCAGTGGGGACAGTCACACTGTCCCAGGAAGGAAAACCTGGCACCGTTCCCACCAGCACTGTGACTGTTTGGGACCCTGGGCTTAAACCTGCATCGGTACAGGGCATGCAGggccaggggtggggggctccTCTTGCCCCATCCATCAAGCCCCCTACTCCTCCCACGCAGCCCCAGGGACACTGCATCTGGCTGTGTGCACTAGAACAGCAAGAGAAACTCAAGGAACGGGAGACACAAAGATGACTGTGGGCAGGAGAAGCTCCTGTAGACTGTTCTAGGAGAGAGgccagccctggctctgtgGGGCCAGGGAAGGGCCATACCCCACAATGGGACACCAGCAGGGAGGTAGCACCCACAGGGACAGATGGTCGCAGGCACAGGGGGAAACCGGCCACCACAAATTTACCAGGGTGGAGGGCAAGCACCGGGGCTGCTTCCAAAGGgcctctgcaaagcagaaataacGGCAGGAGGGCAGCGCCAGGGAAAGGGGCTGGGCGGCAAGGGGCACGGCCCCAGCACCCCGCAGGTTTCTTTAGGGACTGTCACCCGTGGCTGTGGAACCAGCAGATGCAGCACCGAGGAGCCACGAGCAACGGCTCAGGCCTGCCCCGCACCGGGGGCGGGGTGAAGCCAGGCCAGGGTCACCGgcctccccttctcctgccGCTGTCACGCCGGCGACATCACCAGGCACCACGCCGGCAGCCTGCCCAGGGCCTGCGGGCCGGGCAGCACCGCAGCGGGACCCAGGCGGCGGTGGGGTCAGACCCCACACACCCCGCAGCGGGGCCGGCAGGAGCGAGGAAGGCTGTCAGGCGCCGGCAGCGGGCCGCGGATGCAGGCCCCACGGCTGTCACGGACTCCTGAGGCCCGTCCccgcggggtggggggggagcaGGCGCTGCCCGCAGCCCACCCCGGCGGAGGCAGGCGGACACCCCCAGGCCCGCCCCCCTCGGGACGGAGACCCGCCGTTCGGTCCGGCTCGCCCCGCCCCGGCCAAGGGGAACCCTCCGCTCCGGAAGCAGGGCCGGTAGCGCcgcttccccccgccccgcccagCAATACTCGTCTcggcccccgccggcccgcagaccccccgccctccccccccggcGCGGGGCCCACCTGGTCGGAGGCCGAGGCCTCGCTGCTGTAGCAGCAGCCCATGCCGAGGCGCAGCAGGGCCGCCGCGCCCGCACCCCACCCGCACGGGCCCGCGCCGCACCGATCACGTGAGCGCGCGGCGGGCGGAGCCGCGGCGCTCCCCCGGCCAATCCCGTGACCCGACATCCCGTCACGTGGCAGGAGGGCGGCCAATGGAAAAAGAAGGGCCGAGGACTGGCCCGCCCCGCCTTAAAGGCGCCGCCGTCACGTGAAGGGCAACCAATCAGCGCGCGGGGTcgggaggcgggggcggggacGGAGGAGTGCGCAGGCGCGCAGGTCCCGCCCTCCCCCTCCGCGCCGCGCCCTCCGCCGGGAGCGCGCGCTGGGCGGTGTCACGTCGCGGCGTCACGCGGGCGGGGGCGGTGCCAACCACGGGCacgggggcgggggcgcgcgcCCCGGGAGGGAGCGTGCCGGGAGCGGGGGGGGCGCGCAGGGCGGCGGGGCTCCTAGTacccccagtgctcccagtgcccctAGTATTCCCAATGTCCCCAGTTCCATGCTGTGCCCCCAGTGCTCCCAATgcccccagtgtccccagttTTCCCCCGtgcccccagtgctcccagtgtcCTCAGTTTCCCCCTGTGCTCCCAGTGCTCCCGGTGACCTTGTGTCCCCAGTtccccccagtgctcccagtgcccccagtaTTCCCAATGTCGCCAGTTTTCCCCAGTGCTCCCAAGGTCCCCAGTTCCCTGCTGTGCCCCCAGTGCTCCCAATGCCCCGTGTCCCCAGTTTCCCCTTATGCCCCCAGTGCTCCCAATGCCCCCAGTGTCCCTAGTTTCCGCTTGTGCCCCTGGTGCCCACAGTGTACCGTTTCCCCCTCTATCCCCAGTGCTCCCAATGACTCCAATGTCCCTGGtgctcccagtgctccccatGCCCACAGTGTCCCCAGGTTGCCCCATGCCCCCACGTGGGGCTGTGGCCATGGCATGCCAAGACTGggccttccccttcccacttTGCTCCAGCTGGACCAGGAAAtggctggggtggctgctggggtgggaatGGGGCCACCGGCCCCATGGGGGGGCCCAGGGGTgagaggagctggcagctcagcagggtggggaaactgaggcacggccagggctgggctgggagtCCTGcatgccctgcctgcctgtgtgcCAGGCCTGCCCTGCACGCCCTGCCTGCTATGCCCCGCGTGCCCTGCGTGcatgcctgcctgccctgcccactCATTAAGGCCCTTCGAGTCATGGCTGGTGCCCAGGGGCTCGGCCCACTCCTCCCACttggcagccccctgcccacaccccTGGCGCAGGCAGCACCCCGGGCTGAGCCCAGGAGCCTCAGCactgtgctctgcctgccaggccctgctgcctgcagccgcCTGggacagctgggcagggggctctggaGAGCGTCTGCAGCCAGGATCTCAGTGGGTGTCCTGAGCCCCCCAAAAGCCCCCCAAAGCCATGAGCCCTGAGTCCGCTGAGCCTCCCAAACCACCTGAGCTCCCCAGATTTCTGAGGGCTGTGAACCCTGAGCCTCCCTGAGTCCCCCAAACCCTAAGCTGCCCCAAGGCCTAGACCCTGAGCCTGATGcgagaaaatacagtgaaaagcCTAAAACTGTACAGGCAGGAGTTGCACAGATGACAGGAACTATCAACAGTCAGGCAGGAGCCTCATTAGCTGCGAGAAGGTCTGGAGCTCGGCCTGTGCAGCGCTTCAGAAGGGACGGTCAGTACAGGCGCAGAGGAGCTCCACAAGCATGTCCATCAGTAGCCTTCTGACAAGGACTTGCTAAgtgctaaaagaaaaactgctgaagttGTAAGACTCGAGGACACGAGGTTAAAATAGTTGTGGTAGGGGGAGATCCCGACCTCCTACTCAAGTGGCCCCCCCAAAGAGAGTGAACCCCTGCTCGGGGAGCATGCCCAGTAAAGTTAAAATGAACTGTACCTTCAAATTGAAGCGAGGaagcaactaaccaataattaGTTAGTAGTTAGTTAGTAGCTGTAGACTTTGGGCAGAACTAACCAACATATGTATAAATATGCATTGTGAGTGTTACAGTTGAATTTGAAATAACTAGAgttcaaaataaattcactaagtatttattaaggtaggaaagcaaaaaaaaaaaaaaccccccaaaaaaaaccccaaacagtgCACAGCGCTGGGCCGCCGAGGAGTCACAGCTCCATCCAGGCTCGCAAATTCCGACAAGTAACACAGCCCTTTTATCCTCAGCTTCAAGACCGGTTTAAGCAAACAGTTATGCTCTCAGTCCCGTAGCAAGAAGCTGTATATTACAAAACTAAACTATTTTTACACTAAAGTCTAGACGAAGACAAAGTTGTCATAGTAACATGAGATTATGGTTTAACATTGGCCTTGAGAAGGTACATCTCCACCTCATGGTTAACAGTTAACTCTCTTCTCACCAGACAAAACATTCTcaaatctgttgcagcaagatcattccttttgttaaaaacccctttgatcagcaaattaccCTTAGTTACTTATTACAGTGAGTACAACTGGGTGTGCAAGTcaggaggagcgatcccccttGCACCTGGCCCTGCAATAAACACACCCGCTTTATAACTTACCCCAAGTTATGGAGTTTAACTCTGCACGTCAAGCCGAGCTCCTCTGAGCCCCTCAAGCTGCCTGAGCCCCCCAAACTCTAAGCCTTCCAAGCCCTAAGCCCCCCAAGCCCTGAGTCCCCTGAACCCCCTAAAACACCTGAGCCCCTCAAGTACCTGAGCCCCTGAGTCTCCCAAGCCCCCCTGAACCCTCTGAGCCCCCCCAAGACCTGAATCCCCTGAACCCGTGAGCCCCCCAAGCCTGAGGATGTCCCTTtgccctctgcagcccccctgcaggTTTGGACATCCCCGTGCTGGGGGGGCTAAGCTGagcttcccccctcctccagccccaacCCTGCCTGCagttccctgctgctggtgctggcagcattGCCAGGCCCATGGGGACCCCACTTGCCTGCACCCCCTCACCCCTTGCCCCGTGCCCACCCCCGCCACGGGGAGCCctggcagccctgtgcagctTTCTGGGGGCTGCCGGCTCCCCCTGGGCCCATCGCTGCAGCGAGTGCCTCAGTGCTCAGCCCAGCAGGGTATCTCCCTCGCCCCAGCTGTGTGGGAGGCAGctccagtggggctggggggacatgCTGGGGGAGGTCTTCAGGTACCTCCGACCCCCGCATGCAGTGAGAGGCTGGGGATGAGCCCCCGGGcttggagcagggctgggcagtCAGGGGTCCCCAAggggcactgcctgcagccacccccaccacagccctgccccaaGCCCGGCATCCCCTGCCCTGGTccagcacccaccccccaaaaccagcaccCACCCCCTGGCTCCGGTGTGTactcccccagccccagtatcaggaccccagccccagtACTGGGGCTCGAGCCCCAGTATCAGGCCCCAGCCCCAGTTTCAGGatcccagccccagcatcagGACCCAGTCCCAGTATCAGGACCCCAACACCAGTGACAAGACCCCAGCCCCAGTCCCAGTCCGCCAGTCCCAGCATCAGGATCCAGTATCAAGACCCCAGCCCTAGTAAGAAGACCCCAACCCCAGTCCCAAGACCCCAATCCCAGTGAACCCCAGTCCCGGGACCCCAATCCCAGTGACAGGACCCCAACCCTAGAGAAGGGATCCCAGCTCCAGGACCACTCCCACAGCTCAAGAGCCACCCGCAAGCaccagcctggccctgtccccatgtccccagcccctcagccgGGTAACcggagccagggctggctgtgaCTAAGGTGACACCATCAATAATTAAGTGTGCAGCAGGGCTTGGCACTGCtcgctgcctgctgcctgtctgctgcctgcagagtgGGGACAGGTAGGtgccacccccccccaccctgtccccttgctgcagctggggaccCCCAACAGCTCAGGGTGCAGGGTGTGGGGCGCAAGATGTGGGGTGCGGGATGCAGGATATGGGGTGCAGGATGTGGGGCACGggggcagcaaagctgggccAAGGTGAGTGtgaggggctgtgccaggcattGCCCCCCCcgagcagccccacagcccaaCCCCCCAGGACCactcagccccagcacagggggctCCCGGtgcccccactgcccccagagcaccccagggtgccctggcccagctctgaccacagccctgcagccctgggggcCAGCAAATTGCCCCAGCAGCGCCAGAGCCCAGGGAGAGGCACTCCCAGAAGGTGCAGAGCACTGTCAGCTCATGGCATGAGTGAGAGCTGCAGGGCTAGCACCCTGGGaggacccccccaccccagcatgCCCTGTGGGGGGCCCTTTCCACAGCCTCACCCCTTCACCATGGTGTCACCGGCGATTGCCCTggccttcctccccttccttgtCACCCTGCTGATCCGCTACCGGCACTACCTGGTGCTGCTGTACCgggcagtgctggtgggctGGCTGCGGGACCGGCTCACCGGCGTCCCACGGGAGCAGCGCGCCTTCCAGTACCTGCTGGCCCATGCCATCCCTGGGGACCCCCGGCACATCCTGCAGACCTTCGACCAGTGGTGCTACTGCTGCGAGCACCTCAGCAGCGTAGGGCCCATCAAAGGTGAGTGCAACCCTCACCCGCATGTGCTGCAGGGGTCCCTGCACCAGCCATGGCTGTGGCACCAATGGCATGGCCACAGCACCAATATTACCATGCCACCAATGGCATGGGGCCACTGCACCACTGGGGCAGCCATAGCATCATTGACACAGGCATGGGGTATCATTGGAATGGTTATGGCACCATTAGCACAGCCACACCACCAACGGCAGAGTCATGGGACCATCATCACAGCCATGGCATTGTTGGCATGGTCACAGCACTGCTGGTACAGCCATGGCACTGTTGGTTTGGCCATGGCACCATTGACTTGGCTGTGACACTGATGGTGTGGCCACGGCACCATTGACATGGCTGTGACACTGTCGGTGTGGCCACGGCACCATTGATGGGGCTGTGACACTGTCGGTGTGGCCACGGCACCATTGACATGGCTGTGACACTGTCGGTGTGGCCACGGCACCATTGACTTGGCTGTGACACTGATGGTGTGGCCACGGCACCATTGACATGGCTGTGACACTGTCGGTGTGGCCATGGCACCGTTGATGGGGCTGTGACACTGTCGGTGTGGCCACGGCACCATTGACATGGCTGTGACACTGTCGGTGTGGCCACGGCACCATTGATGGGGCTGTGACACTGTCGGTGTGGCCACGGCACCATTGACATGGCTGTGACACTGTCGGTGTGGCCACGGCACCATTGACATGGCTGTGACACTGTCGGTGTGGCCACGGCACCATTGACATGGCTGTGACACTGTCGGTGTGGCCACGGCACCATTGACATGGCTGTGACACTGTCGGTGTGGCCACGGCACCATTGACATGGCTGTGACACTGTCGGTGTGGCCACGGCACCATTGACATGGCTGTGACACTGTCGGTGTGGCCACGGCACCATTGACGGGGCTGTGACACTGTCGGTGTGGCCACAGCACCATTGACGGGGCTGTGACACTGTCGGTGTGGCCATGGCACCATTGGCATGGCTGTGGCACCACTGGTGCAGTCACAGCACTGTTGGGGTGGCCATGGCCACAACATCGCTGGCAcagctgtggcactgctgtTATAGGCCACGGCATTTATGGCACAGCTACAGCACTGCCAGCATGGTGGTGACACTGCCACCACAGTCATGGCACCACTGCCAGTGCTCAGCCCCCCCAGcatggctggggacaggggacaggtGCTGTGGGAAGGGCTGACTCGGGGCACGTGGCACAGCTGCTCACCTCCTTCCTGCCACACTACACCAGACCTGCTGCCCCTCTCAGCGCTGTCCCCTTGCCCAGGGAAGGGGGGTCTGGGGGGTGCAGCACCCtgccccgcccctgccccccagtGCTGAGGCATCTGGGCCATGGCAGGGAGGATCGTGGAGCGGCTGCTCTATGAGCGGGCGCCGCTGcgggtgctggagctgggaacCTACTGTGGCTACGGCACAGTGCTGCTGGCGCAGGGGCTGCCTCCTGGTGCCCGCCTCTACACCGTGGAGTTGGACCCCCGCCACGCTGCCGTGGCCGAGAAGGTCATCCGCCTGGCCGGCTTCGACGAGCAGACGGTGAGCGCCCCACCTGGGAATGGGGAAAGGCCGGCTCTTCCCACCACTGCCAGAgaggagaggggtggggggatgaCACTGCCACCCTGTCCcacctcacagctgctgctgggtgggacAGGGGGGAGCGGCAAGGCGAGATCCTCTCCCACATGGAGCTCTCGCCACCGCTCACTCCCCAACACCCCAcgcagcagggtggggggagggctGCAGGTGGTGGGTCAGCACCCCGGTACCACAAGGCAGGGGCTGAAGGGGCTGTGGCACAGGTGGAGCTAATCGTGGGCCCATCGGAGGAGGTGATCCCCCGGC
Proteins encoded:
- the LAMTOR1 gene encoding ragulator complex protein LAMTOR1, which translates into the protein MGCCYSSEASASDQEEETKRLLEPASSPPNKVLNGAEQSYHNLPSARTDEQAMLSSILAKTAINIIDVSAADSQGMEQHEYMDRARQYSTRLAMLSNNLTHWKKLPLLPSLTNQPHQVLASDPVPFADLQQVSRIAAYAFSALSQIRVDAKEELVVQFGIP
- the LOC119143401 gene encoding transmembrane O-methyltransferase homolog; the protein is MSESCRASTLGGPPHPSMPCGGPFPQPHPFTMVSPAIALAFLPFLVTLLIRYRHYLVLLYRAVLVGWLRDRLTGVPREQRAFQYLLAHAIPGDPRHILQTFDQWCYCCEHLSSVGPIKGRIVERLLYERAPLRVLELGTYCGYGTVLLAQGLPPGARLYTVELDPRHAAVAEKVIRLAGFDEQTVELIVGPSEEVIPRLREKHGLLKANFVFMDHWKRCYLRDLQLLETHQLLAEGATILADNVLFPGAPHFLQYAKTCGKYRCKVHRASLEYFHAIPDGIAELCYTGNR